The Cataglyphis hispanica isolate Lineage 1 chromosome 5, ULB_Chis1_1.0, whole genome shotgun sequence genome has a segment encoding these proteins:
- the LOC126849556 gene encoding neutrophil collagenase-like — translation MTTKTALLVLATPVDPERTEAFHFLRAYGFLMDCGGSLSSDNATSLHRALSFFQEYYQLPDNGALNVDMLNLMCKPRCGLADIPDRAYSPFSRKWPKTRLTWNFQVFSEELLRTTEAAFALWAASPGGGLAHAFFPTGAVDFASEVHVDDEEPWHVHLNKNPSKYHLLLTLTHEIDHTLGLQHSITHSVTTRSCFHIYPTTSFNIRLSVEDILAIQNLYESHDDGNRPAISATIAASAITVASTVIGFAPTDPSRTDLCALRLLDAVLIINRRLYISNRRNIWLVDLTERRYGMPMTLTEYATFLPNNFTRLSAAYQRPSGDLALFADDKIYLAEYSSFRLKSGWPRSLHSIEFPRNAKINAAIKAHSRRTYAMYDKVTEIDECRMLVVKHTPLEDIFPGILSAITSAFRYIDSNMYFFAKRQFYAFNKFKNIITSAGPFDLRVLGECPTDALL, via the exons ATGACTACGAAGACGGCTCTTCTCGTCCTAGCGACGCCGGTCGACCCGGAAAGAACGGAGGCGTTCCACTTCCTGCGAGCATACGGTTTTCTGATGGACTGCGGGGGATCATTGTCGTCCGATAACGCGACGTCTCTGCATCGCGCGCTGTcgttttttcaagaatattatcaaCTACCTGATAATGGCGCGCTAAACGTCGATATGCTAAATCTCATGTGCAAACCGCGATGCGGTCTAGCGGACATTCCCGATCGCGCGTACAGCCCGTTCTCGAGAAAGTGGCCGAAAACGCGCCTAACGTGGAATTTTCAAGTGTTTAGTGAGGAACTTTTACGAACGACCGAAGCGGCGTTCGCGCTATGGGCGGCAA GTCCGGGAGGAGGCCTCGCTCACGCGTTCTTCCCCACCGGAGCGGTCGACTTCGCCTCGGAGGTGCACGTCGACGACGAGGAACCGTGGCACGTACATCTGAACAAAAATCCTTCTAAGTATCATTTACTGCTAACGCTAACTCACGAAATCGACCACACCTTAGGTCTGCAGCACAGTATTACGCACAGCGTAACGACTCGATCATGTTTCCATATATACCCGACAACGAGTTTCAATATCCGGCTAAGCGTCGAGGATATCCTTGCTATACAGAATCTATATGAATCTCACGACGATGGAAATCGCCCCGCGATTTCCGCGACTATCGCGGCGTCCGCTATCACCGTAGCGTCTACTGTGATCGGCTTCGCGCCGACCGATCCATCGCGCACGGATCTTTGCGCCTTACGGCTCCTAGACGCggtcttaataataaatcggcGTTTGTACATATCCAACCGACGCAACATATGGTTAGTCGACCTAACCGAGAGACGCTACGGTATGCCCATGACACTAACGGAATACGCGACGTTTCTTCCGAATAATTTCACGCGCCTATCCGCTGCGTATCAAAGACCCTCGGGCGATCTCGCGCTATTCGCGGACGATAAGATCTATCTCGCGGAATACTCCAGTTTTAGGTTAAAATCGGGTTGGCCTAGATCCCTTCACAGTATCGAATTTCCTCGAAACGCTAAGATCAACGCCGCGATAAAAGCGCACTCGAGACGAACCTACGCTATGTACGACAAAGTAACGGAGATCGATGAATGTCGCATGCTGGTCGTTAAACACACTCCGTTAGAAGATATATTTCCCGGAATACTATCTGCGATAACGTCGGCCTTTCGATACATCGACAGTAATATGTATTTCTTCGCTAAACGTCAATTTTACGCgtttaacaaatttaagaatatcatAACCTCGGCGGGTCCCTTCGACCTGCGCGTTCTCGGTGAGTGCCCCACGGACGCACTATTATGA
- the LOC126849557 gene encoding uncharacterized protein LOC126849557: MWKYFTLNGMYMWINALPRLVNEYNARKHRIIGMRPVDMTPAMAHNLLNTVYSNVKIAAHAKFKLDDPVRVSKFKMIFEKGSTPNWTNKIFRITKMQRTNPVTYLLKDSRNESIAEGFYEHELLRVFDPDVYLVEKVLRRKCNEVYVKWFGMDETHNSWINKAAVLR, translated from the coding sequence ATGTGGAAATACTTCACGTTAAACGGAATGTACATGTGGATCAACGCGCTGCCCCGTCTCGTGAATGAGTACAACGCGCGAAAACATCGCATTATCGGTATGAGGCCCGTTGACATGACTCCCGCGATGGCCCATAACCTTTTAAACACTGTGTACAGCAACGTAAAGATAGCCGCTCACGCGAAATTTAAGCTGGACGATCCGGTACGCGTcagcaaatttaaaatgattttcgaGAAAGGCTCCACACCCAATTGGACCAACAAGATATTTCGAATAACCAAGATGCAACGAACCAATCCCGTAACGTATCTATTAAAGGATTCGCGAAACGAGTCGATCGCCGAAGGATTCTACGAACACGAGTTGCTTCGCGTCTTCGACCCCGACGTATATCTCGTGGAAAAGGTGCTGCGCCGAAAGTGCAACGAGGTTTACGTGAAATGGTTCGGAATGGATGAGACGCACAATTCCTGGATAAACAAAGCAGCcgtattacgataa